In Pyrus communis chromosome 1, drPyrComm1.1, whole genome shotgun sequence, the following are encoded in one genomic region:
- the LOC137736444 gene encoding protein CROWDED NUCLEI 4-like, protein MASPQSEPFGRTPSSGRALSITPGSRILQSPGPVSDETIWKHLKEAGFDEESIKRRDKAALITYIAKLEAEIFDHQHHMGLLILERKELASNYDQIKASAETAELLHKRDQAAHLSALADARKREECLKKTVGVKEECIASIEKAMHELRAESAETKVAADCKLAEARNMVEEAQKKFTDAEGKLHAVESLQAEACRFHRIAERKMQEVEAREDDLRRNILAFKTDCETKEKEISLERQSLSERQKSVQQEQDRLLDAQALLNQREDFIFGRSQELNRLEKELEDVKENIEKERRALNDGKLNLDLTEASLVNREEALTGREALLNKKEQEILALQEKLVSKESDVIKKAIASHEADLRKKKSEFETELDIKRKSFEDEIEAKRRAWELREVDLNQRDDLLREREHELEVQLRALVDREKEVTGMSSLVGEKEKTLREAEKEFEMNSGILQREKEEIIKMKLELQRSLDSLEEKRKQLDCARERFELLKSETSELSDLEMKLKEEIDLIRAQKLELMAEADELAIEKAKFESEWELIDEKREELRKEAERVSEERLAFSKFIKDEHDNLRREKDEMRDQHKRDVESLVSEREDFMMKMVHERTEWFSKMQKEREDFLLEIEIRKGELENCIDKKHEELECSLKEKEIAFEQEKKNEVQNISSLKEEAAKEREQVALERKKLESERIEINLDRERRDREWAELNNSIEELKVQREKLKEQRELLHADREEILGHIQHLEELEHLKAALDSASVAEMQQSNLGPRSRKTSRRYLKQTTSGRDTDVNSHNEVNAANISNPSMLKTGLSPSSSARFSWLRRCTELFSKNSSEKQQLEFEESHEISQGKTNLTVTEQVETSSKYDGHGYMGNGSSPASSSKRQSALGGPTVIVEVPFVGDIGNGTKDSEIKEVDGESCDPVVSEQVFKGGRKRRVDKSSSNGCFDPVLEPRQNVKKRRQQQDAIVNSSEHAISHCVASTQEKVLEEQHVSVLSDQFREGAEEGSVLIVDKVTKVTEVIFEESVTGTLSNEDKFEAQNSVVETHHVKNGVLPCDTKAQ, encoded by the exons ATGGCGTCTCCACAGTCGGAACCCTTCGGGAGGACGCCGAGTTCCGGCAGAGCTCTCTCAATAACTCCGGGCTCTAGGATTTTGCAGAGTCCTGGCCCCGTAAGTGATGAAACGATCTGGAAGCACCTTAAAGAAGCCGGCTTTGACGAAGAATCGATTAAGCGGAGGGACAAGGCGGCGCTCATCACGTATATTGCGAAGCTTGAAGCCGAG ATTTTCGACCACCAACACCACATGGGCCTTCTCATATTGGAAAGAAAGGAGTTGGCATCcaattatgatcaaattaaagcATCTGCCGAGACAGCTGAACTTCTGCATAAGCGTGATCAAGCTGCACATTTATCTGCTTTGGCTGATGCAAGGAAACGGGAGGAGTGCCTAAAAAAGACAGTAGGGGTCAAGGAAGAGTGTATAGCTAGT ATTGAGAAGGCGATGCATGAGCTGCGTGCAGAATCTGCTGAAACAAAGGTTGCAGCTGACTGTAAATTGGCTGAAGCACGAAATATGGTGGAGGAGGCTCAGAAGAAATTCACTGATGCTGAGGGAAAGCTGCATGCAGTGGAATCTTTGCAAGCAGAAGCTTGTCGTTTTCACCGTATAGCTGAAAGAAAGATGCAAGAAGTCGAAGCTCGTGAAGATGATCTTAGGAGGAACATTCTGGCCTTCAAGACGGA ttgtgaaacaaaagagaaagagataAGCCTTGAGAGACAATCTTTAAGTGAAAGGCAGAAATCCGTGCAGCAAGAACAAGACAGATTACTTGATGCACAAGCTCTGCTTAACCAAAGGGAGGATTTCATATTTGGTCGATCTCAGGAACTGAATCGACTTGAAAAAGAGTTAGAAGATGTAAAAGAAAATATTGAGAAGGAGCGTAGAGCCCTAAATGATGGGAAATTGAATCTTGATCTGACTGAGGCTTCCCTTGTTAATAGAGAGGAG GCTTTGACTGGAAGAGAAGctcttttgaacaaaaaagagCAAGAGATACTTGCTTTGCAGGAAAAACTTGTGAGCAAGGAATCT GATGTGATTAAGAAAGCCATAGCAAGTCACGAAGCTGATTTGAGGAAAAAGAAATCTGAATTTGAAACGGAGCTGGACATCAAGCGGAAATCATTTGAAGATGAAATTGAGGCCAAGAGACGGGCTTGGGAGTTGAGGGAGGTGGATCTCAATCAACGGGATGACCTACTGCGTGAAAGGGAGCATGAATTGGAAgttcaattgagggcattggtGGATAGGGAGAAAGAAGTGACAGGCATGTCAAGTCTTGTTGGCGAGAAAGAAAAAACTTTAAGAGAGGCTGAGAAGGAGTTTGAGATGAATAGTGGTATTttgcaaagagaaaaggaagaaattatCAAAATGAAGCTAGAACTTCAAAGGTCCTTGGATTCACttgaagaaaaaaggaaacaacTTGATTGTGCTAGGGAGAGGTTTGAGCTTTTGAAATCTGAAACAAGTGAGCTATCGGATCTTGAGATGAAGCTTAAAGAAGAAATAGATTTAATCAGGGCTCAAAAGCTAGAGTTGATGGCGGAGGCAGATGAATTGGCTATAGAGAAAGCCAAGTTTGAATCTGAGTGGGAATTGATTGatgaaaagagagaagaacTGCGTAAGGAAGCGGAGCGTGTATCAGAGGAGAGGTTGGCGTTCTCAAAATTTATCAAGGATGAGCATGACAACCTGAGGCGGGAGAAGGATGAAATGCGAGATCAGCACAAACGGGATGTGGAATCACTTGTTAGTGAGCGGGAGGACTTCATGATGAAGATGGTCCATGAGCGTACTGAGTGGTTCAGTAAGATGCAGAAGGAGCGTGAAGATTTCTTACTGGAAATTGAGATACGGAAGGGAGAGTTGGAAAACTGTATAGATAAAAAACATGAAGAGTTGGAATGTTCGTTGAAGGAAAAGGAGATTGCCTTtgagcaagaaaagaaaaatgaagttcAAAATATCAGCTCCCTTAAGGAAGAAGCAGCAAAAGAGAGAGAGCAGGTTGCTCTAGAAAGGAAAAAGCTCGAGTCTGAGAGAATAGAGATAAATTTGGATCGTGAGCGAAGGGATCGTGAATGGGCAGAGCTAAATAATTCGATTGAGGAACTGAAGGTTCAGAGGgagaaactaaaagaacagaggGAATTATTGCATGCTGATAGAGAAGAGATTCTTGGTCATATCCAACACCTGGAGGAACTGGAACATTTGAAGGCTGCTTTAGATAGTGCATCTGTGGCTGAGATGCAACAATCTAATTTGGGGCCTCGCAGCCGGAAAACTTCTAGACGATATTTGAAGCAGACAACTTCTGGACGAGACACCGATGTTAATTCACATAATGAAGTAAATGCTGCCAACATTAGCAACCCATCCATGCTAAAGACAGGGTTGTCTCCTTCCAGTTCTGCTCGTTTCTCGTGGTTAAGACGTTGCACGGAATTGTTCTCTAAAAACTCTTCTGAGAAGCAACAATTGGAATTTGAAGAAAGCCATGAGATTTCTCAGGGAAAAACAAACTTGACGGTAACTGAACAGGTAGAAACATCAAGTAAATATGATGGGCATGGGTACATGGGAAATGGCAGTTCACCTGCATCTTCCAGCAAGAGACAGAGTGCATTGGGTGGACCAACGGTTATTGTTGAAGTTCCCTTTGTTGGTGACATTGGAAATGGAACAAAGGATTCTGAAATTAAGGAAGTTGATGGTGAAAGTTGTGACCCTGTAGTCTCTGAACAAGTCTTCAagggaggaagaaagagaagagtggACAAATCATCATCCAATGGCTGTTTTGATCCAGTACTTGAGCCTAGGCAGAATGTTAAGAAAAGGAGGCAACAGCAGGATGCCATTGTGAACTCCTCAGAACATGCCATTAGCCACTG TGTTGCATCAACTCAGGAAAAAGTGCTAGAGGAACAGCATGTATCAGTGCTATCTGATCAATTTCGTGAAGGTGCTGAAGAGGGTAGTGTTTTAATAGTAGATAAAGTCACAAAGGTTACTGAAGTGATTTTTGAGGAGAGTGTAACTGGCACTCTTTCCAATGAAGACAAATTCGAGGCACAGAATTCTGTTGTGGAAACACACCATGTAAAGAATGGTGTCTTGCCTTGTGACACTAAGGCTCAGTAA